Proteins from a single region of Murdochiella vaginalis:
- a CDS encoding Gx transporter family protein, with translation MRKRSISTKKIVFLSLLTAMALVISLLEQAMPLPIGVPGAKLGLSNLVILTTIVVYGAKEGMAVALLKSVLLLLLTGSVTGFWYSIAGALFSSAVMSIAVRFALPPFSLVGVSELGALAHNVGQLCVACVVLQNGAIFVYLPVLTLAGLFTGFFVGLSANALAPSLRRAVEGQSEGRIHEKQESTEGKQ, from the coding sequence ATGCGCAAGAGAAGCATTTCGACAAAAAAAATTGTTTTTTTGTCGCTGTTAACGGCGATGGCGTTGGTCATCTCGCTTTTGGAACAGGCGATGCCGCTTCCCATCGGCGTACCCGGCGCAAAATTGGGCTTGTCAAATCTGGTTATTCTGACGACTATTGTGGTGTACGGCGCAAAAGAGGGAATGGCAGTGGCTCTCTTAAAGTCCGTTTTGCTTTTGCTGCTTACCGGCTCCGTTACCGGTTTTTGGTATTCCATTGCGGGTGCGCTATTTTCCTCTGCCGTGATGAGCATTGCCGTACGCTTTGCACTTCCTCCATTCAGCTTGGTCGGAGTAAGTGAACTGGGCGCTTTGGCACACAATGTCGGACAACTGTGTGTTGCATGTGTCGTGTTACAGAACGGTGCTATTTTTGTTTATCTGCCCGTGCTGACACTGGCCGGATTATTTACGGGGTTTTTTGTGGGGCTTTCGGCGAATGCGTTAGCTCCCTCTCTTCGAAGGGCTGTCGAAGGACAAAGCGAAGGGAGAATCCATGAAAAACAAGAATCAACGGAAGGCAAACAATAG
- a CDS encoding NusG domain II-containing protein yields MKKRWTTRADRVLILLLALASVIALGILFFGHAQTKQDVYVSIQVDGKEIDRYALAEAEGQTKRYTSAYGCNVVKIEQGSISVFEADCPDKLCMHQGRISRPGQILVCLPNRFLVELMGGAEQASDVDAYLQ; encoded by the coding sequence ATGAAAAAACGATGGACAACACGCGCGGACCGTGTGCTCATCCTGCTTTTAGCCTTAGCAAGCGTTATAGCATTAGGAATTCTTTTTTTCGGCCACGCACAAACGAAACAGGACGTATACGTCAGCATACAAGTGGACGGAAAGGAAATCGATCGCTATGCACTCGCCGAAGCAGAGGGGCAAACGAAGCGATACACAAGTGCTTACGGGTGCAACGTGGTAAAAATCGAGCAGGGCAGTATTTCCGTTTTCGAAGCGGATTGCCCCGATAAGCTTTGTATGCACCAAGGCCGTATTTCTCGGCCCGGTCAGATCCTTGTGTGTTTACCCAATCGTTTTTTGGTGGAACTGATGGGAGGAGCGGAGCAGGCATCCGACGTGGATGCTTATCTCCAATAA